A part of Larkinella insperata genomic DNA contains:
- a CDS encoding acyl-CoA carboxylase subunit beta has protein sequence MDAEIKSTKTENLDRKNAEAELGGGQKRIDAQHKKGKLTARERIALLVDEGSFEEIGKFVMHRTRDFGLDKEHYLGDGVVTGYGTVNGRLIYVFAQDFTVFGGALSETHAEKICKIMDLALKNGAPLIGLNDSGGARIQEGVLSLAGYADIFFRNTLASGVIPQISAIMGPCAGGAVYSPAITDFILMVENTSYMFVTGPNVVKTVTHETVTAEELGGASTHSTKSGVTHFACANELACIQYIKKLLSYIPQNCEDDPIRLPYEPADELRPNLNTLIPENPNQPYDMREVIEELVDADSFFEVHQAFAENIVVGFARLAGRSIGVVGNQPAVLAGVLDIDASTKAARFVRFCDCFNIPLLVLEDVPGFLPGTDQEWNAIITNGAKLLYAFCEATVPRVTVITRKAYGGAYDVMNSKHIGADLNYAWPTAEIAVMGASGAAEIIFKREIAEADDPQQRLQEKVQEYTEKFANPYRAAFRGYIDEVIYPDQTRQKLIRAFQMLENKVATLPKKKHGNIPL, from the coding sequence ATGGACGCAGAAATTAAGTCAACCAAAACCGAAAACCTGGATCGTAAAAACGCCGAAGCCGAGCTGGGCGGAGGGCAGAAGCGCATCGACGCGCAGCATAAAAAAGGGAAACTGACGGCCCGCGAACGCATTGCCCTGCTGGTCGACGAAGGTTCGTTTGAGGAAATCGGCAAATTTGTTATGCACCGCACCCGGGATTTCGGTCTTGATAAGGAGCATTACCTCGGCGATGGCGTCGTAACGGGTTACGGAACCGTCAACGGCCGGTTGATATACGTTTTTGCGCAGGATTTTACGGTGTTCGGGGGTGCTTTGTCGGAAACCCACGCCGAAAAAATCTGTAAAATCATGGACCTGGCGCTGAAAAACGGTGCTCCCTTGATCGGGCTGAACGATTCGGGCGGGGCGCGGATTCAGGAAGGGGTGTTGTCGCTGGCCGGTTATGCCGATATTTTTTTCCGCAACACGCTGGCGTCGGGCGTTATCCCGCAGATTTCGGCCATCATGGGGCCGTGCGCGGGCGGGGCGGTGTATTCGCCCGCCATTACGGATTTTATTCTGATGGTCGAAAATACGTCCTACATGTTTGTGACGGGGCCGAACGTAGTTAAAACTGTCACGCACGAAACCGTCACGGCCGAAGAACTGGGCGGGGCCAGTACGCACAGCACCAAATCCGGGGTGACGCACTTTGCCTGCGCCAACGAACTGGCGTGCATTCAGTACATCAAAAAGCTCCTGAGTTACATCCCGCAAAACTGCGAAGATGATCCGATCCGGCTGCCTTACGAACCCGCCGACGAGCTGCGTCCGAACCTGAACACGCTCATTCCTGAAAACCCCAACCAGCCCTACGACATGCGCGAGGTGATTGAAGAACTGGTTGATGCGGACAGTTTTTTCGAAGTTCATCAGGCGTTTGCCGAAAACATTGTGGTCGGGTTTGCCCGGCTGGCGGGGCGCAGCATTGGCGTGGTGGGCAACCAGCCCGCCGTGTTGGCCGGGGTGCTGGATATCGACGCCAGCACGAAAGCCGCCCGGTTTGTCCGGTTTTGCGATTGTTTCAACATCCCATTGCTGGTGCTGGAAGACGTGCCCGGCTTTCTGCCCGGCACCGACCAGGAATGGAACGCCATCATCACGAACGGCGCGAAGCTGCTCTACGCCTTCTGCGAAGCCACCGTGCCGCGTGTAACGGTCATCACGCGGAAAGCGTACGGGGGCGCTTACGACGTCATGAACTCCAAGCACATCGGCGCTGATCTGAACTACGCCTGGCCGACCGCCGAGATTGCCGTGATGGGGGCCAGCGGGGCCGCCGAGATTATTTTCAAGCGCGAAATTGCCGAAGCCGACGACCCGCAGCAGCGTTTGCAGGAGAAGGTGCAGGAATACACCGAGAAATTTGCCAACCCGTACCGGGCCGCCTTCCGGGGGTACATTGACGAGGTGATTTACCCCGACCAGACCCGCCAGAAACTAATCCGGGCGTTCCAGATGCTGGAAAATAAAGTGGCAACGTTACCCAAAAAGAAACACGGAAATATCCCGTTGTAA
- a CDS encoding RNA polymerase sigma-70 factor: protein MQLTDQELIHAIKLGNEPAFEAVFRQHYAPLCQYARTFLHDWDDAEEAVQAVFLAIWEKRESLEITVSLKSYLYRSVHNRCLNRIRHLSVQAEHREQAAYEVELFQSSEAPMQSMIADELSDRLQEAIQRLPEQCRLIFSMSRFEEMKYQEIADQLGLSIKTVENQIGKALRILRTELADYLPALWLLWWLE from the coding sequence GTGCAACTTACCGACCAGGAATTGATTCATGCGATAAAACTGGGCAACGAGCCCGCGTTTGAGGCCGTTTTCCGGCAGCATTACGCACCGTTGTGCCAGTACGCCCGCACGTTCCTGCACGATTGGGACGATGCGGAGGAAGCCGTTCAGGCGGTTTTTCTGGCGATCTGGGAAAAACGGGAGAGCCTGGAAATCACGGTTTCGCTCAAATCGTATTTGTACCGGTCGGTGCACAACCGCTGTTTGAACCGCATCCGGCATTTGTCGGTGCAGGCCGAACACCGGGAGCAGGCGGCCTACGAGGTGGAACTGTTTCAGTCGTCGGAGGCTCCGATGCAGTCGATGATTGCCGATGAGTTGTCGGACCGGTTGCAGGAAGCCATCCAGCGGCTGCCCGAACAATGCCGGTTGATTTTTTCGATGAGCCGGTTTGAAGAAATGAAGTATCAGGAAATTGCCGATCAGCTGGGGCTTTCCATCAAAACCGTGGAGAACCAGATCGGGAAGGCCCTGCGGATTTTACGAACGGAGTTGGCCGACTATTTGCCGGCTTTGTGGTTATTATGGTGGTTAGAATAA
- a CDS encoding FecR domain-containing protein, translating to MPDQSENRIDDDLLGKYLAGETDAAESERVRRWLDQDHSERQEFDRFERIWNTAGQLQQRPEARPIPVDTDAAWQKMRSKMSPPAVTPPEPAAPEPVVKPLPVEPFQTRRNRSWWQSPAWAVAAMALLVSGLLWVLLKQTKTEPVAEVAAVSTNGKIEKILPDGSTVLLNKDSKLIYPERFAADSREVQLTGEAFFQVKPDPSRPFRIHVRNTTVQVLGTSFSIRAYTDDVRVAVQTGKVKFSASKQEITLVKNEQAAFSAKKDTIIKAPKFDANAMTFQTGKLEFDAEPLSKVVKTLNEVYHADIHLANEQLGGCTFSSNFKDESLDYVLNTVQLALHLSIQREGNRIILDGKPPCL from the coding sequence ATGCCTGATCAATCCGAAAACCGAATCGACGACGACCTGCTGGGTAAATACCTGGCCGGGGAGACTGATGCTGCCGAGTCGGAACGGGTACGGCGCTGGCTGGATCAGGATCATTCCGAACGGCAGGAGTTCGACCGCTTCGAGCGGATCTGGAACACCGCCGGTCAGTTGCAGCAACGGCCCGAAGCCCGGCCAATCCCCGTGGATACGGACGCGGCCTGGCAGAAAATGCGGTCCAAAATGAGTCCGCCCGCCGTGACCCCTCCGGAGCCAGCCGCACCCGAACCCGTTGTAAAACCGTTGCCCGTAGAGCCCTTCCAAACCCGCCGAAACCGGAGCTGGTGGCAATCACCGGCCTGGGCGGTGGCGGCAATGGCCCTGCTGGTGTCGGGGTTGTTGTGGGTACTGCTGAAGCAGACCAAAACCGAGCCGGTTGCCGAGGTTGCTGCGGTGAGTACCAACGGAAAAATCGAGAAAATTCTGCCCGATGGCAGCACGGTATTGCTTAATAAAGACAGCAAGCTGATCTACCCCGAACGGTTTGCCGCCGACAGCCGCGAAGTTCAGCTGACGGGCGAAGCCTTTTTCCAAGTTAAACCCGACCCGTCGAGGCCGTTCCGGATTCACGTCCGCAACACCACCGTTCAGGTCTTGGGAACTTCGTTCAGCATCCGGGCGTATACCGATGACGTGCGGGTGGCCGTTCAAACCGGGAAAGTGAAGTTTTCGGCCAGCAAACAGGAGATTACGCTCGTCAAAAACGAACAGGCCGCTTTCAGTGCAAAGAAAGATACAATTATTAAAGCCCCGAAATTCGACGCCAATGCGATGACCTTTCAGACCGGGAAGCTGGAGTTTGATGCTGAGCCGCTGAGTAAGGTCGTAAAAACGCTGAATGAGGTCTATCATGCCGATATTCATCTGGCCAACGAACAACTAGGAGGGTGTACTTTTTCATCAAATTTCAAGGATGAAAGCCTGGACTACGTTCTGAATACCGTGCAACTGGCTCTGCATCTCAGTATTCAGCGGGAGGGAAATCGCATCATCCTGGATGGGAAGCCGCCCTGCCTGTAA
- a CDS encoding STN and carboxypeptidase regulatory-like domain-containing protein: protein MLRPAVAQQTPALERVVSVDFTSERIDHALKIIASKGQFSFAYNPTIINANSTLTLRTTNTVRAVLNQIFRGTIAYKARGNHIILQKAEAPEEAPKSFVLDGYITDRQTGQKVSQVSVYEKTTLASTVSNPYGYYRIKLSTAIPSVKLEVRRKYYFAETVTISARQSHKLDIGLTPLPTQLALQPLTARTSIDTTRPTVIIPQPVAVAIPVDSTPVPRTSPPGPTIWDRSKSVLAETKDDFADWFKTTRQSIHDANLAGDTIYRDMQFSLFPFVGTNHTLSGRVINQYSFNLVGGYSLGVRSLEIGGFLNMVRGDVSGVQVAGFANAVGENTNGVQVAGFFNGVRKEVMGVQAAGFGNTVLGKVQGVQAAGFYNMTMGTMPESIQAAGFGNIVLDEMSGFQLSGFTNVAARSMAGFQLTGYGNITGGTMTGFQLAGFTNITIGELRGWQISGFMNYAGKVVRGHQLAVVNIAQSSETTPYGLFSYVQKNGYRRLEVATDEVMTANLTFKTGVRRFYNIFTGGSNLGEAGKPLWSVGYGFGTAVDLKRGWMLNFDLTGHVLSDVDRYYWDAWNTHLRLEMGIEKKLSRRLALVVGPSANLYLSDYYRTKPATRIDVPLFGNSDTIFSVFSTGWVGFRAGLRICNP, encoded by the coding sequence TTGCTACGCCCGGCAGTTGCGCAACAAACCCCCGCGCTCGAACGGGTGGTTTCGGTTGACTTTACCAGCGAGCGCATCGATCATGCCCTGAAAATCATCGCCAGCAAGGGCCAGTTCTCATTTGCGTATAATCCAACCATCATCAATGCCAACAGCACCCTGACCCTGCGGACGACCAATACCGTGCGGGCCGTCCTGAACCAGATTTTTCGCGGTACAATTGCCTACAAAGCGCGGGGGAACCACATCATTTTGCAGAAAGCGGAAGCCCCCGAGGAAGCGCCGAAAAGCTTTGTTCTGGACGGCTACATCACCGACCGCCAAACCGGACAGAAAGTCAGTCAGGTGAGTGTCTACGAAAAAACGACCCTGGCGTCCACGGTTTCCAACCCGTACGGGTATTACCGCATCAAGCTATCGACGGCCATTCCGTCGGTGAAGCTGGAAGTTCGGCGGAAGTATTATTTTGCGGAAACGGTGACCATCAGCGCCCGGCAGTCGCACAAACTCGATATCGGGCTGACGCCTTTGCCCACGCAGCTTGCCCTACAGCCGCTCACGGCCCGAACGTCAATTGACACCACCCGCCCGACGGTTATCATACCGCAGCCCGTTGCCGTTGCCATCCCCGTCGATTCGACGCCCGTACCCCGAACCAGTCCGCCGGGACCAACGATCTGGGACCGCAGCAAATCGGTGCTGGCCGAAACCAAAGACGATTTTGCCGACTGGTTTAAAACCACCCGGCAGTCCATCCACGACGCCAACCTGGCGGGCGACACCATTTACCGGGACATGCAGTTTTCGCTCTTTCCGTTTGTCGGGACCAACCACACCCTGAGTGGCCGGGTTATCAACCAGTATTCATTTAATCTGGTGGGCGGCTATTCACTGGGGGTCCGGTCGCTGGAAATCGGCGGTTTCCTGAACATGGTGCGGGGCGATGTGAGCGGGGTGCAGGTGGCCGGATTTGCCAATGCGGTTGGCGAGAACACGAACGGGGTGCAGGTGGCCGGTTTTTTCAACGGGGTTCGGAAAGAGGTCATGGGTGTTCAGGCGGCTGGTTTCGGGAATACCGTACTCGGGAAAGTTCAGGGCGTCCAGGCGGCCGGTTTCTACAACATGACGATGGGAACCATGCCGGAGAGTATCCAGGCGGCCGGTTTTGGCAACATTGTGCTCGACGAGATGAGCGGGTTCCAATTGTCTGGATTCACCAACGTAGCGGCCCGCTCGATGGCCGGTTTTCAGCTGACGGGGTACGGCAACATCACCGGCGGCACCATGACGGGTTTCCAGTTGGCGGGTTTCACCAACATCACCATCGGCGAACTGCGCGGCTGGCAGATCAGCGGATTTATGAACTACGCCGGGAAAGTGGTTCGGGGCCATCAGCTGGCCGTGGTGAACATCGCCCAGTCGTCGGAAACCACGCCGTACGGGTTGTTTAGTTACGTGCAGAAAAATGGGTACCGCCGTCTGGAGGTTGCGACCGACGAGGTGATGACGGCCAACCTGACGTTTAAAACCGGCGTTCGGCGTTTTTACAACATCTTTACGGGCGGTTCTAACCTGGGTGAAGCCGGGAAACCGCTCTGGAGTGTCGGCTACGGCTTCGGAACGGCGGTGGATCTGAAGCGGGGCTGGATGCTGAATTTTGACCTGACCGGCCACGTCCTGAGTGATGTCGACCGCTATTACTGGGATGCCTGGAACACGCACCTGAGGCTGGAAATGGGCATCGAGAAAAAACTGTCCCGGCGGCTGGCGCTGGTGGTGGGCCCTTCGGCAAACCTGTACCTGAGCGACTACTACCGGACCAAACCGGCCACCCGCATTGACGTGCCCCTGTTTGGCAACTCGGATACTATTTTCAGCGTCTTTTCGACGGGCTGGGTCGGCTTCCGGGCGGGCCTGCGGATTTGCAATCCGTAG
- a CDS encoding M42 family metallopeptidase → MTEASKNFLYAYLNNASPTGFESSGQQIWLDYLKPYIDEYIVDTYGTVVGVINGGTDSGDQQPYKVVIEAHSDEISWFVNFISDDGYLYVRRNGGSDALIAPSMRVDLHTANGIVKGVFGWPAIHVRDLAKDAAPKVTDLFIDVGAQTKQEVLDMGIHVGTVCTFSDGLFELNNRYYVGRALDNRMGGFMIAEVARLLKENNVKLPFTLYIVNAVQEEIGLRGAEMIARRLKPDLAIITDVTHDTQSPKYDKKEQGDLKAGGGPVICYGPAVQNKVRDFIIQVAQEKEIAFQRQAVSRSTGTDTDSFAYASEGSASALISLPLKYMHTTVETVHMDDVQAVIKLIYETLLAVQGNEDFRYLS, encoded by the coding sequence ATGACGGAAGCAAGTAAGAATTTCCTTTACGCCTACCTCAACAACGCATCGCCCACGGGTTTTGAGTCGTCGGGGCAGCAAATCTGGCTGGATTACCTCAAACCATACATTGACGAGTATATTGTGGATACGTACGGTACCGTAGTCGGTGTTATCAACGGCGGCACGGATTCGGGCGATCAGCAACCGTATAAAGTGGTCATTGAGGCCCATTCCGACGAAATCTCGTGGTTTGTCAACTTCATTTCCGACGATGGCTACCTGTACGTCCGGCGCAACGGGGGTTCCGACGCCCTGATTGCTCCCTCCATGCGGGTCGATCTGCACACGGCGAACGGAATCGTTAAAGGGGTGTTTGGCTGGCCGGCGATCCACGTCCGGGATCTGGCGAAAGATGCGGCTCCGAAAGTGACGGACCTGTTTATCGACGTGGGCGCGCAGACGAAGCAGGAGGTGCTGGACATGGGCATTCACGTGGGCACGGTCTGTACGTTCTCCGATGGTTTGTTTGAACTAAACAACCGGTATTATGTTGGCCGGGCGCTCGACAACCGCATGGGGGGCTTCATGATTGCCGAGGTGGCGCGTCTGCTGAAGGAAAACAACGTCAAGCTGCCGTTTACGCTATACATTGTCAATGCCGTCCAGGAAGAAATTGGCCTGCGGGGAGCCGAAATGATTGCCCGTCGACTGAAGCCCGATCTGGCCATCATCACCGACGTGACGCACGACACGCAATCGCCCAAATACGACAAGAAGGAGCAGGGCGACCTGAAAGCCGGGGGCGGTCCGGTGATTTGCTACGGTCCGGCGGTGCAGAACAAGGTACGGGACTTCATCATTCAGGTGGCGCAGGAGAAGGAGATCGCTTTTCAGCGCCAGGCCGTCAGCCGTTCAACGGGCACCGACACCGACTCGTTTGCCTACGCGTCGGAAGGCAGCGCATCGGCCCTGATTTCGTTGCCGCTCAAGTACATGCACACCACAGTCGAGACCGTGCACATGGACGATGTGCAGGCCGTCATCAAATTAATTTACGAAACCTTGCTGGCTGTGCAGGGCAACGAGGATTTCCGGTATTTGAGCTAA
- a CDS encoding alpha-amylase family glycosyl hydrolase: MEENLKKHLWWQEGVIYQIYPRSYQDSNGDGIGDLPGVIRRLDYLKWLGVTAVWLSPIYPSPMADFGYDISDYQGVHPLFGTEADFDTLLEEVHKRGLKLLLDLVPNHTSDQHPWFLESRSSRDNPKRDWYIWHDPLPDGSPPNNWLSVFGGPGWEWDETTGQYYYHAFLKEQPDLNWRNPAVRQAMFDVMRFWLNKGVDGFRVDVMWHMIKDAQLRDNPINPDYQPHMATYEQLLPVYSTDQPEVHTLVTEMRQVLDEYNERMMIGEIYLPIHQLMAYYGIDGKGAHLPFNFQLLLLPWEAPKIAAAIAQYEGVLPAGGWPNWVLGNHDQPRITSRVGREQARVAAMLLLTLRGTPTIYYGDEIGMRDVPIPFEEVQDPQGLNMPDKNLSRDPARTPMQWSAEPNAGFTTGKPWLRLAGNFHRENVEIQKIDRFSMLALHKRLIELRQREPALMVGDYKPVYSDTQLMAYIREAPGHARFLIVLNLRHRPGYFKLKDRSLSGTVEIATYPELEGSVVEERINLGGDEGIIVRLDD, encoded by the coding sequence ATGGAGGAAAATTTGAAGAAACACCTTTGGTGGCAGGAAGGAGTCATTTACCAAATTTACCCCCGATCTTACCAGGACAGCAACGGCGACGGCATTGGCGACTTACCGGGCGTTATCCGACGCCTGGATTATTTGAAATGGCTGGGGGTAACGGCGGTCTGGCTTTCCCCCATTTACCCGTCACCGATGGCCGACTTTGGCTACGATATCTCGGATTATCAGGGTGTTCATCCGTTGTTTGGTACCGAAGCGGATTTCGATACCCTGCTCGAGGAGGTGCACAAGCGGGGGCTGAAACTGCTCCTGGATCTGGTGCCGAACCACACTTCCGATCAACACCCGTGGTTTCTGGAATCCCGCTCGTCGCGCGATAACCCGAAGCGCGACTGGTACATTTGGCATGACCCGCTGCCGGACGGTTCCCCGCCCAACAACTGGCTCAGCGTATTTGGCGGCCCCGGTTGGGAGTGGGACGAAACCACCGGGCAATATTACTACCACGCTTTCCTGAAAGAACAACCGGACCTGAACTGGCGGAATCCGGCGGTGCGGCAGGCCATGTTTGATGTCATGCGGTTCTGGCTCAACAAGGGTGTCGATGGCTTCCGGGTGGACGTAATGTGGCACATGATCAAGGACGCTCAGCTCCGCGACAACCCCATCAACCCGGATTACCAGCCGCACATGGCAACGTATGAGCAGCTTCTTCCGGTTTATTCTACCGACCAGCCCGAAGTACATACGCTGGTGACGGAAATGCGCCAGGTACTGGATGAATACAATGAGCGGATGATGATTGGCGAGATTTACCTGCCCATTCACCAACTGATGGCCTACTACGGCATCGACGGTAAAGGGGCGCATCTGCCGTTTAATTTTCAGTTATTGCTGTTGCCCTGGGAAGCGCCGAAAATTGCGGCCGCCATCGCCCAATACGAGGGGGTGCTGCCCGCGGGTGGCTGGCCCAACTGGGTGCTGGGCAACCACGATCAACCCCGGATTACCAGCCGGGTAGGGCGGGAGCAGGCCCGGGTTGCCGCCATGCTCCTGCTGACCCTGCGCGGGACGCCGACCATCTACTACGGCGACGAAATCGGGATGCGGGATGTACCCATTCCCTTTGAGGAGGTGCAGGACCCGCAGGGGTTGAACATGCCCGATAAAAACCTGAGCCGCGATCCGGCCCGGACGCCCATGCAGTGGAGTGCTGAACCCAATGCGGGGTTCACAACCGGGAAGCCCTGGCTGCGGCTGGCCGGAAATTTCCACCGCGAAAACGTGGAAATTCAGAAAATTGACCGCTTCTCGATGCTGGCGTTGCATAAACGGCTGATCGAACTCCGGCAGCGGGAACCCGCCTTGATGGTGGGTGATTACAAACCGGTTTATTCCGATACGCAATTGATGGCCTACATCCGGGAAGCGCCGGGTCATGCGCGGTTTCTGATTGTGCTGAACCTGAGACACCGGCCGGGTTATTTTAAACTAAAAGACCGTTCGCTGAGCGGGACGGTTGAGATTGCGACGTACCCCGAACTGGAGGGATCGGTAGTGGAAGAGAGAATTAACCTGGGCGGGGACGAAGGAATCATTGTGCGACTTGACGATTAA
- the treZ gene encoding malto-oligosyltrehalose trehalohydrolase: protein MKTIGANYTGAGRCVFTVWAPEKKSMTLRLLDPAERDIPMERTAWGYFSVEVTDIQPGTRYFYKPDGAEAYPDPASHFQPEGVHGPSAVVDHAAHPWQDQSWRGLSFHDLILYELHVGTFTPEGTFEAIIPRLDDLAATGINALELMPVAQFPGVRNWGYDGVYPYSVQDSYGGPEGLKKLVDACHTRGIAVFLDVVYNHIGPEGNYFSLFGPYFTQKYCTPWGNALNFDEEWSDGVRDYFSNNPLHWFEHYHIDGLRFDAIHAVFDMGAVTIWELIHTKVKNLERRVGRSLHLVAESDLNDPKVIKAPEAGGFGFDAQWLDDFHHALYVLLDKEGRKRYGDFGRMEQLAKALTDGFVMSGEYATFRKRKFGASSAGIPGDRFVVFNINHDQVGNRVSGERLCHLIDFERQKIAAALLLLSPYVPMLFMGEEYADESPFFYFVDHSEEQLIQAVKEGRKQEFAAFGADSEPRDPFEEETYTESRIQWEKRTEGKHRIILEWHRKLIELRQTQTVLRNVDKNDIRVTVLGQEGLVMHRQSVGGYDHLLSLFNFSDEEVSYELPSWIEGWNKLLDSKQQHWMQEGDNSATLLPAQPQPGQTVTLPPSSVTVYTGQVQLPADAPV, encoded by the coding sequence ATGAAAACAATTGGTGCAAATTATACCGGTGCCGGCCGTTGCGTTTTTACGGTCTGGGCTCCGGAGAAGAAATCCATGACCTTGCGGCTCCTCGATCCAGCGGAGCGCGACATTCCGATGGAACGCACGGCGTGGGGCTACTTCAGCGTGGAGGTGACGGATATTCAGCCGGGAACCCGCTACTTTTATAAACCCGATGGTGCTGAAGCGTACCCCGACCCGGCCTCCCATTTTCAACCCGAGGGGGTTCACGGTCCTTCGGCGGTGGTTGATCATGCCGCCCATCCCTGGCAGGATCAAAGCTGGCGCGGGTTGTCGTTTCATGATCTGATCCTGTATGAACTGCACGTGGGGACGTTTACCCCCGAAGGAACGTTTGAAGCCATTATTCCCCGTCTGGACGACTTGGCGGCAACCGGAATCAACGCGCTGGAACTGATGCCGGTTGCCCAGTTTCCCGGTGTTCGCAACTGGGGGTATGACGGTGTTTATCCGTATTCGGTGCAGGATTCGTACGGCGGGCCGGAAGGGTTAAAAAAGCTGGTGGATGCCTGTCACACCCGCGGAATTGCCGTTTTTCTGGATGTAGTCTATAATCACATCGGGCCCGAAGGCAATTACTTCAGCCTGTTTGGTCCGTATTTCACCCAAAAATACTGCACGCCCTGGGGCAACGCCCTTAACTTCGACGAGGAATGGTCGGACGGGGTTCGGGATTATTTTTCCAACAACCCCCTGCACTGGTTTGAACACTACCACATCGACGGCTTGCGGTTTGATGCCATTCACGCGGTTTTCGATATGGGGGCCGTCACCATCTGGGAACTGATTCATACGAAGGTCAAAAACCTGGAGCGCCGGGTGGGCCGGTCGCTGCACCTGGTGGCCGAATCCGATCTAAACGACCCGAAGGTGATTAAAGCCCCGGAAGCGGGCGGGTTTGGCTTTGATGCGCAGTGGCTTGACGACTTTCACCACGCCCTGTATGTGCTGCTCGACAAGGAGGGCCGGAAACGGTACGGCGATTTTGGCCGGATGGAACAACTGGCCAAAGCCCTGACCGACGGCTTTGTCATGAGTGGCGAGTATGCCACCTTTCGGAAGCGGAAATTTGGGGCTTCATCGGCCGGGATTCCGGGCGACCGCTTTGTGGTTTTCAACATCAACCACGACCAGGTGGGCAACCGCGTGAGCGGAGAACGCCTGTGTCACTTGATTGATTTTGAGCGGCAAAAGATCGCTGCGGCCCTGCTGTTGCTGTCGCCCTACGTACCCATGCTATTTATGGGCGAAGAGTACGCCGATGAGTCGCCTTTCTTTTATTTCGTCGATCATTCCGAGGAACAGCTGATCCAGGCCGTGAAAGAAGGCCGGAAGCAGGAGTTTGCCGCTTTTGGTGCGGATAGTGAACCGCGCGACCCGTTTGAGGAGGAAACCTATACGGAGTCCAGGATTCAGTGGGAAAAGCGAACGGAAGGGAAACACCGGATTATACTAGAATGGCACCGCAAACTGATTGAGCTTCGCCAAACCCAAACGGTATTGCGGAATGTCGATAAAAACGATATTCGCGTAACGGTATTGGGGCAGGAAGGGCTGGTGATGCACCGGCAGAGCGTTGGCGGCTACGACCACCTGCTCAGTTTGTTCAATTTCTCCGATGAAGAAGTTTCGTATGAACTGCCCAGCTGGATTGAAGGCTGGAACAAGCTGCTCGATTCGAAGCAGCAGCACTGGATGCAGGAAGGCGACAACTCCGCAACGCTGCTGCCTGCGCAGCCCCAACCCGGCCAGACCGTGACGCTGCCCCCCAGTAGCGTAACCGTGTATACCGGGCAGGTGCAACTCCCGGCCGACGCTCCGGTTTGA
- a CDS encoding DUF421 domain-containing protein: protein MEKEAIYLSDWMRILLGEVPGSFYLEILLRATVVYLLLVGSMRLMGRRMASQLSRNEMAAMISLAAAIGVPILDASRGLLPAVIIALVVIFVQRLISYLAAKNENFEGISQGISASLVENSVLQLENMQSSRVARELLFAQLRSEGLTHLGLVKRLYMEANGAFTLIRQPDPQPGLSVLPEWDEDFVNQQSPQADRYVCYHCGNPQPTGSKGAGACPNCGNDNWVQAIR, encoded by the coding sequence ATGGAAAAAGAGGCAATCTATTTATCCGACTGGATGCGGATTCTGCTGGGCGAAGTGCCCGGAAGTTTTTACCTTGAAATTCTGTTACGAGCCACGGTTGTTTACCTGCTCCTGGTGGGGTCGATGCGGCTAATGGGTCGGCGCATGGCCTCACAACTCAGCCGCAACGAAATGGCGGCCATGATTTCACTGGCTGCGGCCATCGGGGTGCCGATTCTCGACGCAAGCCGGGGCCTTCTGCCCGCCGTTATCATCGCTCTGGTCGTGATTTTTGTCCAGCGGCTGATCTCTTACCTGGCGGCAAAAAACGAAAATTTTGAAGGCATTTCGCAGGGAATTTCTGCGTCGCTGGTGGAAAATTCGGTTTTGCAACTGGAGAACATGCAAAGCTCCCGGGTTGCGCGGGAATTGCTGTTTGCCCAGCTCCGCTCGGAAGGGCTGACCCACCTGGGGTTGGTCAAACGGCTGTACATGGAAGCGAATGGGGCCTTCACATTAATCAGACAGCCCGATCCGCAACCGGGCCTTTCGGTTCTGCCGGAGTGGGATGAGGACTTTGTCAACCAGCAGTCGCCCCAAGCCGACCGGTACGTCTGTTACCATTGCGGCAATCCGCAACCAACCGGCTCCAAAGGCGCGGGCGCATGTCCGAACTGCGGAAATGATAACTGGGTTCAGGCCATTCGCTGA